The genomic DNA TCTGCCGCCAGAGCGGTCAGCCACTCGGTCCGCAATTTGCCGGTGACCCGGTCGACCAACAGTGCCGAACCGATCTTGATGACAACACGTTTGGCCGCGGTCAGGGTTGCCACGGTGTGGCCTCCTCCGCTGGTTTTTGCCGAATACGATCATCGTCTATCTCGGCCCGCAAGGCGCGCAGCACTTCGGTCGTATTCGTCTTGGCGACGCCGGACATCAACATCACCTCACCGCTACAGGCATTTTCTAATTCTTTCTTGGCGGTTGCGGTCTGTTCTTCATCCAGTGCATCAACCTTGTTGAGCACCGTAATGCGCGGTTTTTCGGCCAATTCGCCGCCATATGCCTCAAGCTCTGTAATGATGGTGCGGTAATCATCGGCAATCGTTTCCGAGGTCCCGTCAACCAGATGCAAGAGCACGGCGCAGCGCTCCACGTGCCCCAGAAACCGGTCCCCGATGCCGCGGCCTTCGTGCGCACCCTCGATCAATCCGGGTATGTCCGCGACGACGAACTCAGTGTTATCCACACCGACCACACCCAAATTCGGGTGAAGGGTTGTGAAGGGATAGTCCGCGATCTTGGGCCGCGCATTGGATGTTGCCGCAAGGAAGGTCGATTTTCCCGCGTTGGGTAGGCCCAGCAAACCGACATCTGCGATGAGTTTGAGCCGCAGCCAAAGGGTCCGCTCTACACCGTCCTGCCCCGGATTGGAGCGCCGTGGTGCTTGGTTGGTGGACGACTTGAAGTGCAAATTGCCCCAACCGCCATTGCCTCCGCGTGCCAGCTCGACCCGTTGGCCCAGCTCGGTCATGTCCGCGATGACGGTCTCCTGATCCTCGTCAAGAATTTCGGTCCCCACGGGGACACGCAGAACGATGTCATCGCCATCCTTGCCGGTGCGCTGTTTTCCCATTCCGGGCTGACCGTTTTTCGCAAAAAAGTGCTGCTGATAACGGAAGTCGATCAGGGTGTTCAGACCGTCCACCGCTTCTGCCCAGACTGTACCTCCACCGCCGCCGTCGCCCCCGTCCGGGCCACCGAATTCGATGTATTTTTCGCGTCTGAACGATACGCACCCACCCCCGCCAGCGCCGGAACGGATGTAGACTTTGGCAAGGTCGAGAAACTTCATGGTGTATCCTAAATCAGGTCTTGAGCCGCAGACTGTATGTCCAGGTCGGCACGGCCGCGTCACGTGCCAGGCTGAATATCTCCGCATCGCCGAGATATTGAAAGCCTGCATTTGTAAGCACCTTGGCGGAAGCGGGATTATCGTGAAAAACGCTTGCGAACATCGTGTCGTTATCCAGCGGATTGGCGGCCACCAGCGCGGTCACGGCGTCAGAGGCGAGATGCGTGTTCCAGAATGGGGGCGCCACCCAATATCCGACCTCGGACTGGTTGCGATCCAGATGGGTCAGGCTGATGACCCCCATGACTTCGGTACCATCCGGTGCGCCGCCATCCATGACCCAGACGTCTTCCTCGCGCTCGGGCTTCATCGCTCTTTCGATGAATGCGTCAATCACACCGGGCGGCAACGGATGCGGAATACGCGACGTGCTCATGGCAACGCGCTTGTCCGCGGCATACATTTCGATGCGGCCCAAATCGGAGGGCCGTACGGGACGTAGCGCAAAACGCTCTGTGACAATGGTGGGCTGTTCCACGACAGGTGCATCCATGGGTCAGGCTCCTCCGGCAAATAGGACAAACAGGACGGACGCGACGGTCAGCCCTGCAAGGGTGTACATCAGATAAGGTTCAAGCTTCGTTCCCGCCACAGATTTCGCAATCGCTTCGCCGCCCAAGGTCCAGAGCGGATGCATGAGCAGCTGACACGCCAAGAGCACGGCGGCAATCGTGGCGGTGGCAACAAGTGCCGACGTTCCATCCGCCACAAAAGCGGTAAAACTGCCGACGATCATCGCCCATGCCTTTGGGTTGAGGGGGTGTACTATAAGGCCCGCCGCAAAGCCGGGCGCCCGGGCGCCCGCATCGGACACACCCAGCCGAAGGTTCGCGACCTTCCAGGCCAGCCAGATAATATAGGCGGCAGAGGCGTATTTGAGCGCAGTGAACAGGCCGGGCGCGCTTTCGGCCAGCTGCATCAACCCGAAACCGATCGGCCAGATGATGAGTTGTTTGCCAAGCGCCACGCCTGCAACAAACGGCAAGGCCGCACGAAACCCGAAGCGCGCGCCGGTCGCCAGCAACGCCATGTTCGCGGGGCCCGGTGTGCCCACTTGACTGGCCGCGAAAATGGCCAGCGGCAGAACGGCGACAGTCATGTCAGTACCGCCATAAGAGCGTTGCAATGGGTCAAGGAAAGATTCCTTTGCTGCAAGCCGCGGCGCGCGCGGCTTCAAACGAAAAAGGGACCGGCGGTTTGCGCCGATCCCTGAATGTGTCGTGTCTTCCGGGTACGGCTTACTCAGCGGCTTCCGCGGCCGGGACGATCGAAATGAACGTGCGCTTTTTCAGGCCCTTGTGGAACTGAACATTGCCGTCGACGGTTGCAAAGATCGTGTGATCCTTGCCCATACCGACGCCTTCACCGGGCCAGAACTTTGTGCCGCGCTGACGCACGATGATGTTACCGGGAACGACAACTTCGCCGCCGTATTTCTTGACGCCAAGGCGACGACCAGCTGAGTCGCGCCCGTTACGGGATGAACCGCCTGCTTTTTTATGTGCCATTAGGTCTCTCCTTAGCCTTTAGCCAGTTCTTTGGCTTGTGCGATCCAGTCTTCACGACCCACACGCCCTTTGAACGACAGTTTCTCTTCGATCTCTTCCACGTCCGTATCGGTCCATGCTGCGATCTGGGCAAACGTCGTGATGCCTGCATCGTTCAGCTTGCCTACGATAACCGGACCAACGCCAGAGATCTTGCTCAGGTCGTCACCGTCGGATTTTGCGGCCTTCTTCGCCTTGGCAGGCTTTTCGGCAGCGGCCTTGGCTTTGGGGGCCTTGGCGGACTTTTCCTTGGCTTCACCCTCTTCGACGCGTTTGGCCATCTCGGCCTGATCGGTCTTGTTGTGGGTGTAACGCTCTTCCATCGCGGCCACGGCGGATGCGCTGACCGAACCGGTGCCGATCGCGGCTGCAACGCCGGACTTGCCCGCACCTTTTTCAAGGATGTCAGTGATCTTCAGCAGGGTCAGCTTCTGACGGTGACCCTTGGTGCGCTTGGAAGAGTGCTTCCGACGACGCTTGACGAAGTGGATGACTTTCTCGCCTTTGATCTGGTCGACGACTTCAGCTTGCACGCCGGCGTCTTCGATCAAAGGTGCGCCAACGGTGACTTCGTCGCCACCGAGCATCAGCACTTCGTTGAATTGTACTTTCTCACCGGCAGATGCCGCAATACGTTCCACGCGCAGCATATCGCCCGCTTGTACTTTATATTGCTTACCGCCTGTCTTCAGGACCGCAAACATAGGTCTTCCTTCGTGTTTTCCGCGTTCTGTGGCCCCCGGGGTCCGGGCGTTCGCGAGGAAATCCTCACCGTCGAACAGCGCGCCTGTCGGCGTCATTGATAAAAGCCCCGCACGCAGAAACGCGGCAGAGATGCGGGCTTATGATCGGATCAGGCGGCCAAGTCAAGGCGCTTTGGCCCATAAAACGCAAGGGCGAACGCTAAAGTTCTTCGGCCGTCATATTCAGCGCCAGCGCGCGACCCAAAGCATAGGAAATGTCGGCGTAAAGCGGATCGAAACCCGCAAATATGCCAGCATTGAGCGCCATGCCGGCATCGCTTTGGGCGAATTCGGCATATCGCGTCAGATCCTCTAAGCTCAGAGGGCTGTAGGCAAGCAGTAGAAAAGCCCCAAGCCAGTTCGCGGTGTCTGCCGTTATCTCGTCGCGCTCCGACTGCACATCCTCGAGAATTTCCGCATCCGACAGCGCATAGACATCTCCGTCGACCAAGGCGCGCAAGAATTGGTAGTTGGAGTTCAAAGCGGAGGTCACATTTCGGTTCACCAGATCACCCGCAGCAATCATGCGGTCGATCTGCACGATGCGCGGATCATCCGTTCCCGCGACCGAAGTGTAGGCATCGCGTGCTGCAGCTTCTATGTCAGGATCGGCCATCGCCGCACGGGCGGAGTTTTCGAGGCTGATGACCTGCTGGCCGAGGTCGGTGGCGTAAAAGGCAATGGCCTCTTCCACCGCTGCCCCCTCGAGCGCCGGTTCAATGCCTGCGCGGATCCCTTCCGCGATCTTGGCGGGGTCGTAGATGTCATCGACGAATTGTTGCCAGCCTGCCCCACCCTGCCCGGCCAGCCAGTCCGTGTTCAGGTTGTCCGCGAATACCTGTCCTTCGCCGCTCAGGATCACAGACAACTCGTCGATGCGCATCACGTCCATCAATACCGTGTGACGCGCGTCGGCAAATGCAGCGACGCCCATCGTGAGCAAAAAGCACAGTGCCGAAATGAACCGCATCAAAGGTCCTGACTGGGCTGCATCGCTTGCAGGCGGGCCGCGACCGCTTCGAACCGGTTCGCCATGATCTCGTACTGCACGGCATTCATTAGTTCATAGACTTTCTGCATTTTCGGGTGCTCGAGCGCTTCGGCATAGGCGATCATCTCGTCATCGGAGAAGGCCTGGTAGGTATATGCGGCCCCCTCCATAGCACTTTGTTGCAGGCTTTCGCGCATGACGTCGGACTGGCTTTGCATCGCTTCGCGCAAATCGGGTTCGTCCATCTGCAATTCGACGACACCGGCACCCGCAGCTGCCATCAGGAAGCGGATCTGCACTTCCTGAATGGCCTGCACAGAACTGTCGATGCTGCCGCTGGCATCGTTCATCCGCGCCAGTATGTCCACGCGGGGGCTTTCAATGCGCTTCAATCCTTCGAGAATCGCGCCGCCGCTTTCGGACTTGAGCCCGTCTTCCTCGATCATATGGGACCGGTTTTCAGCCTCGACAAGCCGCATGCCCAAGTCGGATGCGTAGAAGTCCGCGGCGTGGTCCAGTTCGTCATCGTCGAGCGTTTCGCCCAAGATGTCGATTGCCATGCCGTGCATCAGGTCCGTCTCGAATACTTCCGTGACCAACCGCTTCCACTCAGAACCGAAATCATCGGCCTGAAGGCCCAGCATCTGCGGGGCGCTGTCGGCGGACAGTCGGATACTCTCAAGCGCTACGTCGAAACCGGTCGTTTTAAGAAAAGCCTCAAGATTCGCACGATCGGCCGCCTTTGCCGGACCGACAAGTACGGAAGCACTCAACGCGATGAACAGGGCGGGGATCAGAAATAGATGTCGAAGCGGCTGCATTGTGTCTCCTTCGTACGGTTGGCTTGCAAAGTAAGGGTTCCGGGCGGGGCTTCAATGAAAATTGGCAATCTTTGGAAAAGATAGGCAATGCCCCTCTTGTCTGTCGGGAAAAAGCCGACTAAACGGGCCATCCAGACCCCCGCGGAGAGGTGCCGGAGTGGTCGAACGGGGCGGTCTCGAAAACCGTTGTGGGTGCAAGCCTACCCAGGGTTCGAATCCCTGTCTCTCCGCCATTTTCTTTCAGAAGCAGTATTGTTTCCCCGCTTCGGGGCGACGCGCCACCGGTGGCGATGGCGCGCGTTCTTCAATCTTCTGTATCGCCTTGGGCCTTGAACCCCGTCGCCACAACGAATTTCTCGGAACTGTCAGACCGGCTTGCCGGTGGCTTGATGTTGGCGACCTTGGTGAAACGCCGCTTCAGGAGCTTTTGCAATTCGCCCTCGGCGCCGCCCGCCAGTACTTTGGCCACGAATGTGCCGCCCTCGTCCAGCACATCGAAAGCGAAATAGGCAGCTGCTTCGCACAGGGCGATAATGCGCAGGTGGTCGGTTTGCTTATGGCCCGAAGATGACGCCGCCATATCCGACATCACCACGTCCGCCTTGCCGCCAAGCCATTCCTTCACCTTGATATCGGCGTCATCCTCCATGAAATCCAGCTGATGCAATTCACAGCCCGCGATCGGTTCCATTTCCTGCAAATCGATGCCCAGAATGGTGCCTTGTGCCTTCCCGGATTTTTCGCCCAGCACATTGCAGCGTTTGACGGCAACCTGGCACCAGCCCCCCGGCGCGGCGCCCAGATCGACGATCCGGGCACCCGGCACAAGAAAGCGGTACTTGTCGTCAAGTTCCATGATCTTATAGGCCGCGCGCCCGCGATATCCTTCGGTGCGGGCGCGTTTGACGTAGGGATCGTTGAGCTGACGCTGCAACCACCGCGTCGAGCTGAGCTTGCGCCCGCGGGCCGATTTGACCTTGACCTTCAGCTCGCGCTGGCCGCGGCCGGATGTGTTTTTTCCTGTCGGCGTCTTGCCCATCAGAATGTTCCTTCCTCAAGCACGCCATCGGCGCTCATCTGTGCATAAAGCAGGCCCTCGCGCAGGCCCCGGTCCGCCACGCTCAGCCTGTCGGTCGGCCAGCAGCGCATCAGGGCCTGCAAAATTGCGGCGCCCGACATGATAAGCGCCGACCTGTCGTGCCCGATGCACGGATCGACGCGGCGCCCTGCGGGGCCCATCGCGAGATAGTTGTGAATGACCTTGTCGATCTGCTCGGACGTCATGCGCAGCCCGTCTACCTTGGTACGGTCATAGCGGCGTAAGCCCAGATGCGATGCCGCAACTGTCGTAACGGTACCAGACGTGCCAACGATCTGAAACCGTTCCTGCGGTTGCGCTGATTGATAAGGCGTAAAATCCGTCAGGTTTTCCTCGAAAAACCAGCTCATCAGCGCAAAGCGTGCGGCGTCGTCTTCGACATCAGAAAACTGGTCGCGCAGGGTGGCAACCCCCAGGGGAACGCTGATCCAGTCAACGACCTTGGCGGCGGGAACGTCGGTGATTGCCTGCCTGAACCCGTCGTGCAGACGCATGATCGACTGCGCCCGCTCGGTCGGTGCGACGCCGGAAATGTCGATCCAGACAAGTTCGGTCGATCCGCCGCCGATATCGACGACGAGCAGGTTTTCCGTTTTCGGGCTGACCAGCGGCGCGCATGAAATCACGGCCAACTGCGCTTCCTGCTCCGGTTCGATGATATCGAGCCGCAGACCGGTTTCGCGGGTGACGCGGCGCATGAAGTCCGCGCCGTTGAGCGCACGGCGGCAGGCTTCGGTGGCCACGAGCCGCATCCGGCTGACCTTGTTGCGTCTGAGTTTTTGCTGGCAAATGCGCAGTGCCTGAATGGTACGTGACATCGATCCGCGCGACAATCGCCCGGTTTTCTCGAGCCCCGCGCCAAGCTGCACGGACTTCGAGAAACTATCCACCACATGAAACCCCCCGCCTTTCGGCTGGGCGATCAACATGCGACAGCTATTTGTGCCCAGATCCAGGGCCGCATATAGGTCGTTAGATCTGGACGAAACTGGCGCGGGGCTCAGAGCCGTCTTTTTCCGTTCGAGCGCGCCCGCACCTTTGGAGCGCTTTGGCGCCATCGGTCGCGCCTTTCAATTTGAGTTGGCATAAGAGTATATTTTGCGCCCGCGCAGCGCAAGGGTCGTTGGAACGCAATCGCGCCGTTCCGCCGTGGGGTGACGTTGCGATCCGGCTCACCACGATGATGAATATTATGACACCAAGCGCCCCTCGCTTCCGCGCCCGCAGTTGGCTATCCCAAAGGTCGCGGATGGGGTCGTTTCTGTCGAAATTGACGTTTGGCAGGCTCAGGCCATCCGCTACGAAGAGCGCAAGACATCCCAATGGGAGAGGGAGATTCGATCATGGCTGACGTTGTCGTCGTTTACTGGCGTGACATTCCCGCACAAGTCATCGTGGGCAAAGGCCGTCGCGGCCAGAAGCGCCCCCTGCCCGAGCGGTTCGAGCAGGCGATTGACCGGGTGGCGATGAAGGTTGGCGCAGGCGATACCGATGCCTATCTTGCCGAGTGGCGCAAGGCGGCCCCCTATGCCGTCGAAGGTGACGATGCAGAAGTCGCAGACGCAGAAGCCGCTCGGCTGGACGCCGAATATGACCGTGACCGTATCAAGAAGTTAATCGCCAACGATGGTTGGGCCTGAACGCCCTGCCGCTCTTTACCGACATAACAAGGAGCCTGCGCATGGCTTTGCTTAACTTCCGCAAAAAAGATGACGCCGCCGGTCAGACACCGGTCAATCCGCACGTCGAAGCGTTCTTGCGCAATTACTCTATCGAAGTGATGCCGCGTACCGCCGAGAAGGTCGATGATTTCGCGGATCTGCTTCCTGCCGGAACACGCGTCTACATCGCGCATATCGAGGGCACGCCCATCGACGATATGGTGGCAACGGCGGCCCGTCTGAATGCGGGCGGGTTTGCCGTCATGCCTCACTTCCCCGCGCGCATCATCAAGGATCGGGCGACGCTTGCCGACTGGATCGCGCGGTATCAAGGCGAAGCGGACGTCAAGCAGGCGCTGCTGCTGGCGGGCGGTGTCACGGCGCCGCACGGTGATTTCAGCGACAGTATGCAGCTGATGGAGACCGGTTTGTTCGATCAGGCGGGCTTTGAACGCCTCCATGTTGCGGGCCATCCCGAAGGAAATCGCGATATTGACGCGAGTGGAACCGCAAATGTCGATGCCGCGTTGCGCTGGAAAAACGAGTTCCAGACGCGCACGGATGCCAAGATGGCAATTGCGACCCAATTCGCTTTCGAAGCACAGCCGATCATCGACTGGGCCAATGGCCTGCAGGAGGCCGGGATCACCCTGCCCGTCCACATCGGCATCGCAGGTCCGGCAAAATTGCAGACGCTGATCAAATTCGCGATTGCCTGTGGCGTCGGGCCCTCCCTGAAGGTGCTGCAAAAGCGGGCGATGGACGTCACCAAGCTGCTGCTGCCATACGAGCCTACGGATGTCGTGACCGAACTGGCCGCGCACAAGGCGTCAAATCCGGATTTCAACATCAGCCACGTTCATTTTTTCCCGCTCGGTGGCATCAAGACGAACGCCAAATGGGCACAGGACAATGGCGGCCAATCGGCCGTTCCCGCAAACGCCTCTTAAGGACCGCACCATGACCAGAACTGTCGTCGAATCCAAAACGAAAACCACCGTCATTGGCTTTGACGAGCCTTTCAGCGTCATCGGAGAGCGGATCAATCCGACCGGCCGCAAAATCCTCAACGAAGAGCTCGAGCGTCGCGATTTCAGTCGGGTAGAGGCAGATGCGGTGGCGCAGGTCGCGGCAGGTGCCACCATTCTCGACGTCAACTCGGGTGCGGTCTTCTCGAACAAGATGGCCGAGGATCCGCGCTACGCCGACAACAACTTTCTCGAACCCACGCTGATGCCAGAGCTCATCAACCGCGTTCAGGCCGTTACCGATTGCCCGATCTGCATCGACAGCTCTGTGCCGGGCGCTTTGGAAAACGGGCTTGCCGCGGCCGAGGGCCGCCCTCTTCTCAACTCAGTTACGGGCGAGGAAGAACGGCTCGAACTGGTCTTGCCGCTGGTCAAGAAATACAATGTGCCGGTCGTGGCGATTTCGAATGATGACACGGGCATTTCCGAAGATCCCGAAGTGCGCTTTGCCGTGGCCAAGAAAATCGTCGAACGCGCGGCAGACTTCGGCATTCCGGCGCATGACATCGTGGTGGACCCGTTGGTCATGCCCATCGGTGCAATGGCGACGGCGGGGCATCAGGTTTTCACACTCGTACGGCGCTTGCGTGAAGAACTTGGCGTGAACACCACGTGCGGCGCATCGAACATCAGCTTCGGGCTGCCTAATCGCCACGGAATCAACAATGCGTTTTTGCCGATGGCGATGGGCGCGGGCATGACCTCTGCGATCATGAATCCGGTCGCCCTACCCGTCGGCCCCAAGAAGATTGCGGAGAAGAAAGCAGAGCTGGACGCGCTTGGCGTCGTGCTGCCCGAAGGTATGGACGACGAAGTTTTCGTCCAACTCTTCGGCATGGGATCGACAAAACCGCGCGCGGGCAAGGAAATGGAAGCGATCAGAGCCGCAAATTTCCTGTTTGATCGTGATCCGCACGGCGGCGACTGGATCAAATTCAACAAGGTTGCGCCGAAGGCGGGCGAAGAAGGCCGCGGGCGCGCCGGACGTACAGGGGGCCGTCGCCGCCGGGCATAACTCTGCCTATAGGAGAGTGATTGCGGCGCCTTTCGTGGGGCGCCGTTTTGTATTTAAAGAGTATTATAAGGAACTTACCCGACCGTCCGCTCAAGAATTACGCAGTTTGCTCAACTAAAGATTGCAAGCGCGTCAGGCAATACTATATGGTTGATACAAGGTAGCAAAATGCAACCTAAAGTAATGTGCCGTTACCACGACGTCTTAGTGACCGATTGGATGGATACCGAAAATGCGTGTTCTTGCAGTAAACGACGATGCGGCAGGCCTTGAATGGGTCCGGGAGCTTTTGGCGCATATGCCGGACTGCGAGCCGGTTACTGCGGTGTCCGCCCATCAGGCGGTGGCGCTGGTTCAGTCGGCAAAGCGCCCGTTCGACTGTATTCTCATTGATCACGATCTGCCTGATATGCCGGGCACCGGTCTGATCCCGCTGATCCAGCAATTCCCGCATTACATCGATGTGCCGATTATCATGATGATTGACCGCCTTGATCACCGGCACATCATTGACGCTTTCGTGGCAGGTGCTTTTGACTATGTCACGAAGCCATTTGCGGTTGATGATCTTGACGCCGCCATCCGTGGTGCCGAACTTTGTCTGCGTGCACCGCGTGAATTGCGCGCCTCATCTGCGCCTCTGTCGGTGCAAGACCGCGATCCGGTCATGAGTTTCGGGTCATTGTCCGGAGCCAGCGTCCAGCAGGATGAAAAGCACTGCGGATTTGTCTCTCCCCTCGCTCTGGAAAACTGCATCACGCATGTGCCCGCCGACATACGCCGGGGTGCGGGATTTGCGCTTCTGCAAATCGATAAGGTGCCCGGCAACGATGGATCGCCCCGCACAGAGGCGGCCTTCATCAACGAACTGTCCCTGCATCTGGTCGCTGAGCTTGCGGATACGAGCAGCATACTTGCTTATCTCGGGGCCAATAGTTTCGCCATCCTCTCGTTTTCAAAGTTGCAAATTTCACCGCCTCCGGTGGCACAGCGGATCGAACGCGCCGTGTCGGAAACTCGGCAGTCGTTCCAGATGCTCACAAATGCGGAGGCGACGTTCCGGATCAGCACAGTCAACTGCGCAGATCTGCCCTCCGACGTGGAGCCGCTCTACGTGATGCAACATGCCCGTTTGCAAACCCAGAACGCGGGCCACCGCGCACGTTAAACTCACCTACCGTCGACAAATTCGCGCAGAGGCGGCACTATCAATGACGTTTGAGGAGTGGCGGACCATAGAGGATTCGAACCTCTGGCCTCTGCCTTCGGAGGGCAGCGCTCTATCCAGCTGAGCTAATGGTCCACGTGGGCTGGTATAGTCGCCCTACATTGCTCCTGCAATTGCAAAATGCGCGTCA from Sulfitobacter sp. S190 includes the following:
- a CDS encoding DUF2059 domain-containing protein — encoded protein: MQPLRHLFLIPALFIALSASVLVGPAKAADRANLEAFLKTTGFDVALESIRLSADSAPQMLGLQADDFGSEWKRLVTEVFETDLMHGMAIDILGETLDDDELDHAADFYASDLGMRLVEAENRSHMIEEDGLKSESGGAILEGLKRIESPRVDILARMNDASGSIDSSVQAIQEVQIRFLMAAAGAGVVELQMDEPDLREAMQSQSDVMRESLQQSAMEGAAYTYQAFSDDEMIAYAEALEHPKMQKVYELMNAVQYEIMANRFEAVAARLQAMQPSQDL
- a CDS encoding RlmE family RNA methyltransferase, yielding MGKTPTGKNTSGRGQRELKVKVKSARGRKLSSTRWLQRQLNDPYVKRARTEGYRGRAAYKIMELDDKYRFLVPGARIVDLGAAPGGWCQVAVKRCNVLGEKSGKAQGTILGIDLQEMEPIAGCELHQLDFMEDDADIKVKEWLGGKADVVMSDMAASSSGHKQTDHLRIIALCEAAAYFAFDVLDEGGTFVAKVLAGGAEGELQKLLKRRFTKVANIKPPASRSDSSEKFVVATGFKAQGDTED
- a CDS encoding Ppx/GppA phosphatase family protein, with protein sequence MAPKRSKGAGALERKKTALSPAPVSSRSNDLYAALDLGTNSCRMLIAQPKGGGFHVVDSFSKSVQLGAGLEKTGRLSRGSMSRTIQALRICQQKLRRNKVSRMRLVATEACRRALNGADFMRRVTRETGLRLDIIEPEQEAQLAVISCAPLVSPKTENLLVVDIGGGSTELVWIDISGVAPTERAQSIMRLHDGFRQAITDVPAAKVVDWISVPLGVATLRDQFSDVEDDAARFALMSWFFEENLTDFTPYQSAQPQERFQIVGTSGTVTTVAASHLGLRRYDRTKVDGLRMTSEQIDKVIHNYLAMGPAGRRVDPCIGHDRSALIMSGAAILQALMRCWPTDRLSVADRGLREGLLYAQMSADGVLEEGTF
- a CDS encoding response regulator, coding for MRVLAVNDDAAGLEWVRELLAHMPDCEPVTAVSAHQAVALVQSAKRPFDCILIDHDLPDMPGTGLIPLIQQFPHYIDVPIIMMIDRLDHRHIIDAFVAGAFDYVTKPFAVDDLDAAIRGAELCLRAPRELRASSAPLSVQDRDPVMSFGSLSGASVQQDEKHCGFVSPLALENCITHVPADIRRGAGFALLQIDKVPGNDGSPRTEAAFINELSLHLVAELADTSSILAYLGANSFAILSFSKLQISPPPVAQRIERAVSETRQSFQMLTNAEATFRISTVNCADLPSDVEPLYVMQHARLQTQNAGHRAR
- a CDS encoding GNAT family N-acetyltransferase; translation: MDAPVVEQPTIVTERFALRPVRPSDLGRIEMYAADKRVAMSTSRIPHPLPPGVIDAFIERAMKPEREEDVWVMDGGAPDGTEVMGVISLTHLDRNQSEVGYWVAPPFWNTHLASDAVTALVAANPLDNDTMFASVFHDNPASAKVLTNAGFQYLGDAEIFSLARDAAVPTWTYSLRLKT
- a CDS encoding methyltetrahydrofolate cobalamin methyltransferase, encoding MTRTVVESKTKTTVIGFDEPFSVIGERINPTGRKILNEELERRDFSRVEADAVAQVAAGATILDVNSGAVFSNKMAEDPRYADNNFLEPTLMPELINRVQAVTDCPICIDSSVPGALENGLAAAEGRPLLNSVTGEEERLELVLPLVKKYNVPVVAISNDDTGISEDPEVRFAVAKKIVERAADFGIPAHDIVVDPLVMPIGAMATAGHQVFTLVRRLREELGVNTTCGASNISFGLPNRHGINNAFLPMAMGAGMTSAIMNPVALPVGPKKIAEKKAELDALGVVLPEGMDDEVFVQLFGMGSTKPRAGKEMEAIRAANFLFDRDPHGGDWIKFNKVAPKAGEEGRGRAGRTGGRRRRA
- a CDS encoding DUF2059 domain-containing protein, which produces MRFISALCFLLTMGVAAFADARHTVLMDVMRIDELSVILSGEGQVFADNLNTDWLAGQGGAGWQQFVDDIYDPAKIAEGIRAGIEPALEGAAVEEAIAFYATDLGQQVISLENSARAAMADPDIEAAARDAYTSVAGTDDPRIVQIDRMIAAGDLVNRNVTSALNSNYQFLRALVDGDVYALSDAEILEDVQSERDEITADTANWLGAFLLLAYSPLSLEDLTRYAEFAQSDAGMALNAGIFAGFDPLYADISYALGRALALNMTAEEL
- a CDS encoding virulence factor translates to MADVVVVYWRDIPAQVIVGKGRRGQKRPLPERFEQAIDRVAMKVGAGDTDAYLAEWRKAAPYAVEGDDAEVADAEAARLDAEYDRDRIKKLIANDGWA
- a CDS encoding methylenetetrahydrofolate reductase, translating into MALLNFRKKDDAAGQTPVNPHVEAFLRNYSIEVMPRTAEKVDDFADLLPAGTRVYIAHIEGTPIDDMVATAARLNAGGFAVMPHFPARIIKDRATLADWIARYQGEADVKQALLLAGGVTAPHGDFSDSMQLMETGLFDQAGFERLHVAGHPEGNRDIDASGTANVDAALRWKNEFQTRTDAKMAIATQFAFEAQPIIDWANGLQEAGITLPVHIGIAGPAKLQTLIKFAIACGVGPSLKVLQKRAMDVTKLLLPYEPTDVVTELAAHKASNPDFNISHVHFFPLGGIKTNAKWAQDNGGQSAVPANAS
- a CDS encoding 50S ribosomal protein L21, which encodes MFAVLKTGGKQYKVQAGDMLRVERIAASAGEKVQFNEVLMLGGDEVTVGAPLIEDAGVQAEVVDQIKGEKVIHFVKRRRKHSSKRTKGHRQKLTLLKITDILEKGAGKSGVAAAIGTGSVSASAVAAMEERYTHNKTDQAEMAKRVEEGEAKEKSAKAPKAKAAAEKPAKAKKAAKSDGDDLSKISGVGPVIVGKLNDAGITTFAQIAAWTDTDVEEIEEKLSFKGRVGREDWIAQAKELAKG
- a CDS encoding LysE family translocator; the protein is MTVAVLPLAIFAASQVGTPGPANMALLATGARFGFRAALPFVAGVALGKQLIIWPIGFGLMQLAESAPGLFTALKYASAAYIIWLAWKVANLRLGVSDAGARAPGFAAGLIVHPLNPKAWAMIVGSFTAFVADGTSALVATATIAAVLLACQLLMHPLWTLGGEAIAKSVAGTKLEPYLMYTLAGLTVASVLFVLFAGGA
- the obgE gene encoding GTPase ObgE; its protein translation is MKFLDLAKVYIRSGAGGGGCVSFRREKYIEFGGPDGGDGGGGGTVWAEAVDGLNTLIDFRYQQHFFAKNGQPGMGKQRTGKDGDDIVLRVPVGTEILDEDQETVIADMTELGQRVELARGGNGGWGNLHFKSSTNQAPRRSNPGQDGVERTLWLRLKLIADVGLLGLPNAGKSTFLAATSNARPKIADYPFTTLHPNLGVVGVDNTEFVVADIPGLIEGAHEGRGIGDRFLGHVERCAVLLHLVDGTSETIADDYRTIITELEAYGGELAEKPRITVLNKVDALDEEQTATAKKELENACSGEVMLMSGVAKTNTTEVLRALRAEIDDDRIRQKPAEEATPWQP
- the rpmA gene encoding 50S ribosomal protein L27; amino-acid sequence: MAHKKAGGSSRNGRDSAGRRLGVKKYGGEVVVPGNIIVRQRGTKFWPGEGVGMGKDHTIFATVDGNVQFHKGLKKRTFISIVPAAEAAE